The following coding sequences are from one Microbacterium sp. SSM24 window:
- a CDS encoding Na+/H+ antiporter, which yields MDPVESITWIVLFVLTTVTVTGLVGRIGWSAPVALVAVGGIVSFVPGVPEVTVDPDLILYGILPPLLFAAAIRTSVIDVRARRDSILLLSVGLVAFTVVAVGFATYLLVPALTLAAAFAFAAVVAPTDAIAVTAIAGRLGLPRRVVTILEGESLLNDATALVALNASIAAIVSVVTPADIAIDFAIAVVAGVAIGLGVGWLVSLVRAQLHSPVLDTSLILITPFAAFLLAEVVHASGVLAVVIAGLYLGFRAPTVASAEARVAERVNWKTIQFLLENAVFLFIGLNLRGILEGAIATGPGVWPTVLICAGILLALVVSRFAWVMATTLLYRKGPRRLRERSWAWGNGVAVASAGVRGVVTLAAVFLLPPETPEREYLQFLAFVVVVASLVGGLALPWIIRRLHLPRPSLSQELTERRLLMAEARAAGIRRLDDEATPADEARIVELLRTDAGFLGETLDIYGPDASIPQLESKLRLRRAMLDAERSAVLDARREGRYQEPAIMAALQAIDAEETALKAQYPKQD from the coding sequence GTGGACCCTGTCGAATCGATCACCTGGATCGTCCTTTTCGTCCTGACCACGGTCACGGTCACCGGGCTCGTCGGCCGCATCGGCTGGTCGGCTCCGGTCGCCCTCGTCGCGGTCGGCGGCATCGTCTCGTTCGTGCCCGGTGTGCCCGAGGTGACGGTCGATCCCGACCTCATCCTCTACGGCATCCTCCCGCCGCTGCTGTTCGCCGCGGCGATCCGCACGTCCGTCATCGACGTCCGCGCCCGCCGCGACAGCATCCTGCTGCTCTCCGTCGGTCTGGTCGCCTTCACCGTCGTGGCGGTCGGCTTCGCCACCTACCTCCTCGTTCCGGCGCTCACTCTGGCCGCCGCGTTCGCGTTCGCCGCCGTGGTCGCGCCGACCGACGCGATCGCCGTCACCGCGATCGCGGGTCGCCTCGGACTCCCCCGGCGGGTCGTGACGATCCTCGAGGGGGAGAGCCTGCTCAACGACGCCACGGCGCTCGTGGCGCTCAACGCGTCGATCGCTGCGATCGTGAGCGTGGTCACGCCGGCGGACATCGCGATCGACTTCGCGATCGCCGTCGTGGCCGGCGTCGCGATCGGGCTCGGCGTGGGATGGCTCGTCTCGCTCGTACGAGCGCAGCTGCACTCCCCCGTGCTCGACACGAGCCTCATCCTCATCACGCCGTTCGCCGCGTTCCTCCTCGCCGAGGTGGTGCACGCGTCCGGCGTGCTCGCGGTCGTGATCGCCGGCCTCTACCTCGGCTTCCGGGCGCCGACAGTGGCTTCCGCGGAGGCCAGGGTGGCCGAGCGGGTCAACTGGAAGACGATCCAGTTCCTCCTCGAGAACGCCGTCTTCCTCTTCATCGGACTGAATCTGCGGGGAATCCTCGAGGGGGCGATCGCCACCGGGCCGGGTGTCTGGCCGACGGTGCTGATCTGCGCCGGCATCCTCCTCGCTCTGGTCGTCTCGCGCTTCGCGTGGGTCATGGCCACGACACTCCTCTACCGGAAGGGGCCGCGCCGACTGCGCGAGCGCAGCTGGGCCTGGGGAAACGGCGTCGCGGTTGCGTCGGCCGGCGTGCGAGGGGTCGTCACTCTCGCCGCCGTGTTCCTCCTCCCCCCGGAGACGCCGGAACGGGAGTACCTGCAGTTCCTCGCGTTCGTCGTCGTCGTCGCGAGCCTCGTGGGCGGTCTGGCGCTGCCGTGGATCATCCGGCGCCTCCACCTGCCGCGCCCGAGTCTCAGCCAGGAGCTCACCGAGCGGCGCCTCCTCATGGCCGAGGCGCGGGCAGCCGGCATCCGTCGCCTCGACGACGAGGCCACGCCCGCGGACGAGGCCCGCATCGTGGAACTGCTGCGCACGGATGCCGGGTTCCTCGGCGAGACGCTGGACATCTACGGGCCGGATGCCTCGATCCCGCAGCTCGAGTCGAAGCTCCGGCTGCGCCGGGCCATGCTCGACGCCGAGCGCTCAGCGGTCCTCGACGCCCGTCGGGAGGGCCGCTACCAGGAGCCGGCGATCATGGCCGCGCTGCAGGCGATCGACGCCGAGGAGACCGCACTCAAGGCGCAGTACCCCAAACAGGACTGA
- a CDS encoding dinucleotide-utilizing enzyme — MPTRPRLVRSIPFWALVAASVATALSGAALLVDKLGVMTTTLTDGTATGVEVYVGQSVAVLGAILLGVGIVGVLISLAVAAAASLRPVPPVEIVEPIDWETESIAEADAPADADASAQAVEADAAELSTTR, encoded by the coding sequence ATGCCTACCCGTCCCCGCCTGGTCCGCAGCATCCCCTTCTGGGCACTCGTGGCCGCCTCCGTGGCGACCGCCCTCAGCGGTGCGGCCCTCCTGGTCGACAAGCTCGGCGTCATGACCACGACCCTCACCGACGGCACCGCGACCGGCGTCGAGGTCTATGTCGGCCAGTCCGTCGCCGTGCTCGGCGCGATCCTGCTCGGCGTCGGCATCGTCGGCGTCCTGATCTCGCTCGCCGTGGCTGCCGCTGCGAGCCTGCGTCCCGTCCCGCCCGTCGAGATCGTCGAGCCCATCGACTGGGAGACCGAGAGCATCGCCGAGGCGGATGCTCCGGCCGACGCCGACGCATCGGCGCAGGCCGTCGAGGCCGACGCCGCGGAACTCAGCACCACGCGCTGA
- a CDS encoding MalY/PatB family protein: MRVITPLQALPLDQLRQRSSTKWRKFGDDVLPLFVAETDYPQAPAIREALSRAVASGDTGYTPPEPGVADAYAGFAERRFGWTVDPGRIRTTCDVMMAVVELLRRVTAPGDRVIINPPVYPPFFDVVPEAGAVVESVPLVDTGAGWELDLVGIEAALAAGARAVLLCNPHNPTGTVHSRETLATLADLAERYGATVISDEIHAPLTNLGATFTPFLDASPVAARVGYAVVSASKAFNLAGLKCALMVTADDATSALVRELPDEIEWRTGLFGAISAVAAFSPESDAWLDAQLAALDANRLLLRELLGEHVPGARYRVPDAGFLAWVDLTSLGWGDDPAEKIRREARVAVLQGPFFGVEGNGHVRINFGCSPDVLTEAVRRIGSLVG; this comes from the coding sequence GTGCGCGTGATCACCCCGCTTCAGGCTCTTCCGCTCGACCAGCTGCGTCAGCGGTCGAGCACGAAGTGGCGCAAATTCGGGGACGACGTCCTGCCGCTGTTCGTCGCCGAGACGGACTACCCCCAGGCGCCCGCGATCCGCGAGGCACTGTCGCGCGCCGTCGCCTCCGGGGACACCGGATACACCCCGCCGGAGCCGGGCGTCGCCGACGCGTACGCCGGTTTCGCGGAGCGGCGATTCGGCTGGACCGTCGACCCTGGCCGCATCCGCACGACGTGCGATGTGATGATGGCCGTCGTCGAACTGCTGCGCCGTGTGACCGCACCGGGAGATCGGGTCATCATCAACCCCCCGGTGTATCCGCCGTTCTTCGACGTCGTCCCCGAAGCGGGTGCGGTTGTCGAGAGCGTGCCGCTCGTCGACACCGGTGCCGGCTGGGAGCTCGACCTCGTGGGGATCGAGGCCGCGCTGGCGGCGGGAGCGCGGGCCGTACTGCTGTGCAATCCGCACAATCCGACGGGCACCGTGCACTCTCGGGAGACCCTCGCCACCCTCGCCGACCTGGCCGAGCGATACGGCGCGACGGTCATCAGCGACGAGATCCACGCGCCGCTGACCAACCTGGGGGCGACCTTCACCCCGTTCCTCGACGCCTCACCGGTCGCCGCGCGCGTGGGCTACGCCGTCGTCAGCGCGAGCAAGGCGTTCAATCTCGCCGGGCTCAAGTGCGCGCTCATGGTGACGGCTGACGATGCCACGTCGGCGCTCGTACGAGAGCTGCCCGACGAGATCGAGTGGCGCACCGGCCTGTTCGGCGCGATCTCGGCGGTCGCGGCCTTCTCGCCGGAGAGCGACGCGTGGCTCGATGCCCAGCTCGCCGCGCTCGACGCGAACCGCCTGCTCCTCAGAGAGCTTCTCGGTGAGCACGTGCCCGGAGCGCGATATCGCGTGCCCGACGCGGGGTTCCTCGCGTGGGTCGATCTGACGTCGCTGGGATGGGGCGACGACCCCGCCGAGAAGATCCGGCGCGAGGCCCGAGTCGCCGTGCTCCAGGGGCCGTTCTTCGGGGTGGAGGGCAACGGGCATGTCCGCATCAACTTCGGCTGCTCGCCCGACGTTCTGACCGAGGCTGTCCGCAGGATCGGTAGCCTGGTCGGATGA
- a CDS encoding MFS transporter, producing the protein MSSAPVDSPAGVWQAKYVWVTVGAVALIFLAAMQSLAVTTVMPIVSADLDGDALYAVAFAGTLATSVIGMVAVGAWCDRGGVLAPLTTAVVLFVIGLVVAGLAPTMEWLVVGRLVQGLGTGGQTVALYVVVARVYPANLHGRVFAAFSAAWVVPSLIGPFLAGAVTEFLHWRWVFLGVAVLTVAAFALVVLRLHGLPLHTDDPATGRVAPRLACAVAVAGGALALSLAGSLGAYAGVVVAASVVVIALASRPLLPRGTLRAVRGLPSVVLMRGLIAGSLFGAEIYVPYLLIDHYGFSPTWAGLGLTTAAIAWAAAADVQGRFGDRMGNARITVIGTSLLVAATAIAAITAALALHPAVLIAGWSLAGAGMGLMYPRLTVLTLAYSTPQNQGFNSSALSISDSVGAATAIAAMGLVFTALAGSDAAFPAVFAIAAGLAALALVPGLRMGHAHESPARAA; encoded by the coding sequence ATGAGCTCCGCACCCGTCGATTCCCCGGCGGGTGTCTGGCAGGCGAAGTACGTCTGGGTCACGGTCGGCGCGGTCGCGCTGATCTTCCTCGCGGCGATGCAGTCCCTTGCCGTCACGACGGTGATGCCGATCGTCAGCGCCGATCTCGACGGTGACGCCCTCTACGCAGTGGCCTTCGCGGGAACCCTCGCGACGAGCGTGATCGGAATGGTCGCGGTGGGCGCCTGGTGCGATCGCGGGGGAGTGCTCGCGCCGCTCACGACCGCCGTGGTGCTGTTCGTCATCGGACTCGTGGTCGCCGGACTCGCGCCGACCATGGAGTGGCTGGTGGTCGGCCGCCTCGTGCAGGGGCTCGGCACCGGCGGTCAGACCGTCGCCCTCTACGTGGTCGTCGCGCGGGTGTATCCCGCGAACCTCCACGGGCGGGTCTTCGCGGCGTTCTCGGCGGCGTGGGTCGTGCCCTCCCTCATCGGCCCCTTCCTTGCAGGCGCCGTCACCGAGTTCCTGCACTGGCGCTGGGTGTTCCTCGGCGTCGCCGTGCTCACCGTGGCGGCGTTCGCGCTGGTGGTGCTCCGGCTGCACGGGCTTCCGCTGCACACCGATGATCCGGCGACGGGGCGCGTCGCACCGCGCCTCGCCTGCGCCGTGGCCGTCGCCGGCGGTGCGCTCGCGCTGAGTCTGGCGGGCAGTCTCGGTGCGTACGCGGGAGTCGTGGTCGCGGCATCCGTCGTCGTCATCGCCCTCGCGTCGAGGCCGCTCCTTCCGCGCGGCACACTGCGCGCCGTTCGGGGGCTCCCGAGTGTCGTGCTGATGAGGGGACTCATCGCAGGGTCGCTGTTCGGCGCGGAGATCTACGTGCCGTACCTGCTCATCGATCACTACGGGTTCTCGCCCACCTGGGCGGGGCTGGGCCTCACGACCGCGGCGATCGCGTGGGCTGCCGCCGCCGATGTGCAGGGGCGGTTCGGCGACCGCATGGGCAACGCCCGCATCACCGTGATCGGGACGAGCCTGCTGGTCGCAGCGACTGCGATCGCGGCGATCACGGCAGCGCTCGCGCTGCACCCGGCGGTGCTCATCGCGGGGTGGTCGCTCGCCGGCGCCGGTATGGGACTGATGTACCCCCGGCTCACCGTGCTGACGCTCGCGTATTCGACTCCGCAGAACCAGGGGTTCAATTCGTCGGCCCTGTCGATCTCGGACTCGGTCGGTGCGGCGACGGCGATCGCGGCGATGGGACTGGTCTTCACGGCACTCGCGGGATCGGATGCCGCCTTCCCCGCCGTGTTCGCGATCGCTGCTGGTCTCGCCGCCCTGGCGCTCGTACCGGGCCTGCGGATGGGGCACGCGCATGAGTCGCCGGCCCGCGCGGCATGA
- the sufB gene encoding Fe-S cluster assembly protein SufB yields MSDVLIDRPELEGLGVYEFGWHDTDAAGAVAQRGINENVVRGISSLKSEPEWMLKTRLKGYQLFGRKPMPTWGADLSEIDFDNIKYFVRSTEKQAGSWEELPEDIRNTYERLGIPEAERQRLVAGVAAQYESEVVYHQINEQLEAQGVIFMDTDTALREHPEFFEEYFGTVIPAGDNKFAALNTAVWSGGSFVYVPPGVHVEIPLQAYFRINTENMGQFERTLIIADEGSYVHYIEGCTAPIYKSDSLHSAVVEIIVKKNARVRYTTIQNWSNNVYNLVTKRAVAHEGATMEWIDGNIGSKVTMKYPSIFLVGEHAKGETLSVAFAGPGQHQDAGAKMIHMAPYTQSSIVSKSIARGGGRAGYRGEVRVDANAHHSANTVRCDALLVDTISRSDTYPAIDIRVDDVQLGHEATVSKVSEEQLFYLMSRGMPEDEAMAMIVRGFIEPIARELPMEYALELNKLIEMGMEGSVG; encoded by the coding sequence ATGTCTGATGTGCTGATCGACCGCCCGGAACTCGAAGGCCTCGGTGTCTACGAGTTCGGCTGGCACGACACCGATGCCGCCGGCGCCGTCGCGCAGCGCGGCATCAACGAGAACGTCGTCCGCGGCATCTCGTCCCTCAAGAGCGAGCCGGAATGGATGCTCAAGACCCGGCTCAAGGGCTACCAGCTGTTCGGCCGCAAGCCGATGCCGACCTGGGGTGCGGATCTCAGCGAGATCGACTTCGACAACATCAAGTACTTCGTGCGCTCGACCGAGAAGCAGGCGGGCTCCTGGGAGGAGCTCCCCGAAGACATCCGCAACACCTACGAGCGCCTGGGCATCCCCGAGGCCGAGCGTCAGCGTCTCGTCGCCGGTGTGGCCGCGCAGTACGAGTCCGAGGTGGTCTACCACCAGATCAACGAGCAGCTCGAGGCCCAGGGCGTCATCTTCATGGACACCGACACGGCTCTGCGTGAGCACCCGGAGTTCTTCGAGGAGTATTTCGGCACGGTCATCCCGGCCGGCGACAACAAGTTCGCAGCCCTCAACACGGCGGTCTGGTCGGGCGGATCGTTCGTCTACGTGCCGCCGGGCGTGCACGTCGAGATCCCGCTGCAGGCGTACTTCCGCATCAACACCGAGAACATGGGCCAGTTCGAGCGCACGCTCATCATCGCCGACGAGGGCTCGTACGTGCACTACATCGAGGGCTGCACCGCTCCGATCTACAAGAGCGACTCCCTCCACTCCGCCGTGGTCGAGATCATCGTGAAGAAGAACGCGCGCGTTCGCTACACGACGATCCAGAACTGGTCGAACAACGTCTACAACCTCGTCACCAAGCGCGCCGTCGCCCACGAGGGCGCGACGATGGAGTGGATCGACGGCAACATCGGCTCGAAGGTGACGATGAAGTACCCGTCCATCTTCCTGGTGGGCGAGCACGCCAAGGGAGAGACGCTCTCGGTGGCCTTCGCCGGTCCCGGCCAGCACCAGGACGCCGGCGCGAAGATGATCCACATGGCGCCGTACACGCAGTCCTCGATCGTCTCGAAGTCGATCGCCCGCGGCGGAGGCCGAGCCGGCTACCGCGGCGAGGTCCGAGTGGATGCCAACGCGCACCACTCGGCGAACACGGTGCGCTGCGACGCGCTGCTGGTCGACACGATCTCGCGCTCCGACACGTACCCCGCCATCGACATCCGCGTCGACGATGTGCAGCTCGGCCATGAGGCCACCGTCTCCAAGGTCAGCGAGGAGCAGCTCTTCTACCTGATGAGCCGTGGCATGCCGGAGGACGAGGCGATGGCCATGATCGTCCGCGGCTTCATCGAGCCGATCGCTCGTGAGCTGCCCATGGAGTACGCGCTCGAACTGAACAAGCTCATCGAGATGGGCATGGAAGGATCCGTCGGCTAG
- a CDS encoding COX15/CtaA family protein — MSAEQTTTARPGVWRRFWNWLPDRIDRRIRIFAWLSFLTEVTIIGTGGAVRLTGSGLGCPTWPLCTAESLVPVPGVDEGIHQIIEFGNRLMTGVVGIVAAIVVVLVLKLRHERRDLYALAVVVLGGVAAQAIVGGITVLTGLNPFIVGFHYVASLALVCVTAAFLVRMSQPGGARTLAVPRWQAVLTHLTTLVMALTIAFGVLTTGAGPHSGDADAGRNGFNAELLEHVHAWPGYALFALTIVLVVAAWRSRAAAPKLLRWTLVLLAVELVQIAVGLYQARNGLPELAVGVHMVLAALAAATMTVVVLHLKRPVRDS, encoded by the coding sequence ATGTCCGCCGAGCAGACGACGACGGCCCGCCCGGGCGTGTGGCGCCGATTCTGGAACTGGCTGCCCGACCGGATCGATCGCCGCATCAGGATCTTCGCGTGGCTCTCGTTCCTCACCGAGGTGACGATCATCGGAACCGGTGGCGCCGTGCGCCTCACCGGCTCCGGCCTCGGCTGCCCGACGTGGCCGCTGTGCACGGCCGAGTCGCTCGTCCCCGTGCCCGGCGTCGATGAAGGCATCCATCAGATCATCGAGTTCGGCAACCGGCTCATGACGGGCGTCGTCGGCATCGTCGCAGCCATCGTCGTCGTGCTGGTGCTGAAGCTGCGCCACGAGCGCCGCGACCTCTACGCGCTCGCGGTCGTCGTGCTCGGCGGGGTCGCCGCGCAGGCGATCGTCGGCGGCATCACGGTGCTCACCGGACTCAACCCGTTCATCGTCGGCTTCCACTACGTCGCATCGCTCGCGCTGGTGTGCGTCACGGCGGCCTTCCTGGTGCGGATGTCGCAGCCCGGTGGCGCCCGAACGCTCGCCGTCCCTCGTTGGCAGGCGGTCCTCACTCACCTCACGACCCTGGTCATGGCGCTCACAATCGCATTCGGCGTGCTCACGACGGGTGCCGGACCGCATTCCGGCGACGCCGATGCCGGCCGCAACGGCTTCAACGCGGAGCTCCTCGAGCATGTGCACGCGTGGCCGGGATACGCGCTGTTCGCGCTGACGATCGTGCTCGTCGTGGCCGCGTGGCGCTCGCGTGCGGCCGCGCCGAAGCTCCTGCGCTGGACGCTCGTGCTGCTGGCCGTCGAACTGGTCCAGATCGCGGTCGGCCTCTACCAGGCGCGCAACGGGCTCCCCGAGCTCGCCGTCGGCGTGCACATGGTGCTCGCGGCGCTGGCCGCCGCGACGATGACCGTCGTCGTCCTTCACCTCAAGCGGCCCGTCCGGGATTCATAG
- a CDS encoding siderophore-interacting protein: MSSSSALATRPAYRPYAATVADVHRLSPHFVRVTFTGADFGVFGTAGLDQRIKLILPLADGTVSDIGQHDEAIIDAGDWYAIWRDLPAATRSPLRTYTVRRVDPSSRRLVVDFVVHHDAGPAGAWAEAASVGQEIVIVGPDQRSDGYRLGLDWHPGTARRVLLAGDETAAPAISGILESLDDSCEVDAFIEVPTDADRLTLDLPSSFRVTWIPRESREHGSALTEAVSAWSARSGDVLARAAAARVQELADVDVDVDLLWDSPEDSDGEFYAWMAGESAMVKGLRRHLVQGCGVDRKRVAFMGYWRLGQSERQE, encoded by the coding sequence GTGAGTTCCTCGAGCGCCCTGGCCACACGCCCCGCGTACCGCCCGTACGCCGCGACCGTCGCCGACGTCCACCGGCTGTCGCCCCACTTCGTGCGGGTGACGTTCACCGGCGCGGACTTCGGTGTCTTCGGCACCGCCGGCCTCGACCAGCGCATCAAGCTCATCCTTCCGCTCGCGGACGGGACCGTCAGCGACATCGGCCAGCACGACGAGGCGATCATCGACGCGGGGGACTGGTACGCGATCTGGCGTGATCTGCCCGCCGCGACGCGCAGTCCGCTTCGCACCTATACGGTCCGCCGGGTCGACCCCTCCTCGCGTCGCCTCGTCGTGGATTTCGTCGTTCACCACGACGCCGGCCCTGCCGGAGCGTGGGCAGAGGCCGCGTCGGTCGGCCAGGAGATCGTGATCGTCGGCCCCGACCAGCGCAGCGATGGATACCGGCTCGGTCTCGACTGGCATCCCGGAACGGCGAGGCGTGTGCTGCTCGCGGGAGATGAGACCGCGGCCCCGGCGATCAGCGGCATCCTCGAGTCGCTGGACGACTCCTGCGAGGTCGACGCCTTCATCGAGGTGCCGACGGACGCCGATCGACTCACACTGGACCTTCCCTCATCCTTCCGTGTCACGTGGATTCCGCGCGAGTCGCGCGAGCACGGCTCCGCTCTCACCGAGGCCGTGTCGGCGTGGAGCGCGCGCTCCGGCGACGTCCTCGCGCGCGCCGCCGCTGCGCGGGTCCAGGAGCTGGCGGATGTCGACGTGGACGTCGATCTCCTGTGGGACAGCCCCGAAGACTCCGACGGCGAGTTCTACGCGTGGATGGCCGGCGAGTCCGCGATGGTCAAGGGCCTGCGCCGTCACCTCGTCCAGGGGTGCGGAGTCGACCGCAAACGCGTCGCGTTCATGGGGTACTGGCGCCTCGGGCAGTCCGAGCGACAGGAATGA
- the sufC gene encoding Fe-S cluster assembly ATPase SufC, translating into MSVLEIRDLHVTVETDAGTTPILNGVTLTIRTGETHAIMGPNGSGKSTLAYTIAGHPKYTVTSGSITLDGEDVLEMSVDQRARAGLFLAMQYPVEIPGVTVTNFLRTAKTAIDGEAPAIRTWTKDVKSSMKNLRMDPKFAQRNVNEGFSGGEKKRHEILQLELLRPQIAILDETDSGLDVDALKVVSEGVNRAKEQTDLGVLLITHYTRILRYIRPDYVHVMVSGRIAEEGGPELADRLEDEGYDRYLPAGAEEPAEAPVAGEA; encoded by the coding sequence ATGTCTGTCCTCGAGATCCGAGACCTCCACGTGACGGTCGAAACGGATGCCGGCACCACGCCGATCCTCAACGGTGTGACGCTCACGATCCGCACCGGCGAGACCCACGCCATCATGGGCCCGAACGGCTCGGGCAAGTCGACGCTCGCGTACACGATCGCGGGGCACCCGAAGTACACGGTGACGAGCGGCTCCATCACGCTCGACGGCGAGGACGTCCTCGAGATGTCGGTGGACCAGCGCGCCCGCGCAGGTCTCTTCCTCGCCATGCAGTACCCCGTGGAGATCCCGGGCGTGACGGTGACGAACTTCCTGCGCACCGCCAAGACCGCGATCGACGGCGAGGCGCCGGCGATCCGCACATGGACCAAAGACGTCAAGTCGTCGATGAAGAACCTGCGCATGGACCCGAAGTTCGCGCAGCGCAACGTGAACGAGGGCTTCTCGGGTGGCGAGAAGAAGCGCCACGAGATCCTTCAGCTCGAGCTGCTCCGCCCGCAGATCGCGATCCTCGACGAGACCGACTCGGGTCTCGATGTCGACGCGCTCAAGGTCGTGTCGGAGGGCGTGAACCGCGCGAAGGAGCAGACCGACCTGGGTGTGCTGCTCATCACGCACTACACGCGCATCCTGCGCTACATCCGCCCGGACTACGTCCACGTGATGGTCAGCGGCCGCATCGCCGAGGAGGGCGGCCCCGAGCTGGCCGACCGTCTCGAGGATGAGGGCTACGACCGTTACCTCCCCGCCGGCGCGGAAGAGCCGGCCGAGGCCCCCGTGGCCGGCGAAGCATAG
- a CDS encoding metal-sulfur cluster assembly factor — protein sequence MTATLTPEKYDEVTEALKDVMDPELGINVVDLGLIYDLGWDDENDALVIHMTLTSAGCPLTDVLEEQTAQALDEVVDRFRINWVWMPPWGPERITDDGRDMMRALGFAI from the coding sequence ATGACCGCAACGCTCACACCCGAGAAGTACGACGAGGTCACCGAGGCTCTCAAGGACGTCATGGACCCCGAGCTGGGGATCAACGTCGTCGACCTGGGGCTCATCTACGACCTCGGGTGGGACGACGAGAACGACGCCCTGGTCATCCACATGACGCTGACGTCGGCGGGGTGCCCGCTCACCGACGTGCTCGAGGAGCAGACCGCGCAGGCGCTCGACGAGGTCGTGGACCGCTTCCGCATCAACTGGGTCTGGATGCCGCCGTGGGGCCCCGAGCGGATCACCGACGACGGCCGCGACATGATGCGGGCGCTCGGCTTCGCGATCTGA
- a CDS encoding non-heme iron oxygenase ferredoxin subunit: MTTQRACALSELVQDEAHRVELDGVAISVVLDSNGEVHAIGDTCTHGDISLADGFVDGDTLECWAHGSAFSLRTGKPLNLPAYEPVPVFAVTIDGDDVLIDPAVTLEVN; encoded by the coding sequence ATGACCACCCAGCGCGCGTGCGCCCTCAGCGAGCTCGTCCAGGACGAGGCCCACCGCGTCGAGCTCGACGGCGTGGCGATCTCCGTGGTGCTCGACTCCAACGGAGAGGTGCACGCGATCGGCGACACCTGCACGCACGGCGACATCTCGCTCGCCGACGGCTTCGTCGACGGCGACACGCTCGAATGCTGGGCGCACGGCTCGGCGTTCTCGCTGCGCACCGGAAAACCCCTCAATCTCCCCGCGTACGAGCCGGTCCCGGTCTTCGCGGTCACCATCGACGGCGATGACGTGCTCATCGACCCTGCCGTCACGCTCGAAGTGAACTGA
- the sufD gene encoding Fe-S cluster assembly protein SufD, with translation MSSVTQAPVTVPGAQGHTDGAGAFVPVQTRSERFSSYDPAAFAAPTGREVNWKHTPIDRLQPLFADEAGRHGVIEVEVAAPEGLVQQRLAHGEAPRGEVFRPEDLPAAIAWKQETEAPLLRIPAGAEYAEPIMVNLHGTGGLAHAHVVIEAEANSHATIVFRHTGTAQHAQNLEIIVRDGAHLTVISVQEWDDDAVHAASHQARVERDATLRHVIVSFGGAVVRVNPSVELAGTGSRGELYGLSYSDAGQHLESQVYLHHKGAETVGDVLYKGALQGSGARSVWIGDVLIGPDAVGTDSYEANRNLVLTDGARAESIPNLEIETGDIRGAGHASATGRFDDEQLFYLQARGIEEAEARRLVVLGFLAEIIQKIGVAEIETELYSAVEDELAREVAR, from the coding sequence GTGAGTTCCGTGACCCAGGCCCCTGTCACCGTCCCCGGTGCCCAGGGCCACACCGATGGTGCCGGCGCGTTCGTTCCGGTGCAGACGCGCTCCGAGCGGTTCAGCTCGTACGACCCGGCCGCCTTCGCGGCGCCGACAGGTCGCGAGGTGAACTGGAAGCACACGCCGATCGATCGGCTCCAGCCGCTGTTCGCCGACGAGGCCGGACGCCACGGCGTCATCGAGGTCGAGGTCGCGGCGCCCGAAGGGCTCGTCCAGCAGCGGCTCGCCCACGGCGAGGCCCCGCGCGGCGAGGTGTTCCGCCCCGAGGACCTGCCCGCGGCGATCGCCTGGAAGCAGGAGACCGAGGCGCCGCTGCTGCGGATCCCGGCCGGCGCAGAGTACGCCGAGCCGATCATGGTGAACCTGCACGGCACGGGCGGACTCGCCCACGCTCACGTCGTCATCGAGGCCGAGGCGAACTCCCACGCCACCATCGTGTTCCGTCACACCGGCACGGCTCAGCACGCGCAGAACCTCGAGATCATCGTGCGCGACGGCGCCCACCTCACCGTGATCTCCGTCCAGGAGTGGGACGACGACGCCGTGCATGCCGCATCCCACCAGGCGCGCGTCGAGCGCGACGCCACCCTCCGCCACGTCATCGTCAGCTTCGGCGGCGCGGTCGTGCGCGTGAACCCGAGCGTCGAGCTCGCGGGCACCGGCTCGCGCGGCGAGCTCTACGGGCTCAGCTACTCGGATGCCGGGCAGCACCTCGAGAGCCAGGTGTACCTGCACCACAAGGGGGCCGAGACCGTCGGCGACGTGCTCTACAAGGGCGCCCTGCAGGGATCCGGCGCACGCAGCGTGTGGATCGGCGACGTGCTCATCGGGCCCGATGCGGTCGGCACCGACTCGTACGAGGCGAACCGCAACCTCGTGCTCACCGACGGCGCACGCGCCGAGTCGATCCCGAACCTCGAGATCGAGACCGGCGACATCCGAGGTGCCGGTCACGCCAGCGCGACGGGCCGATTCGACGACGAGCAGCTGTTCTACCTGCAGGCTCGTGGCATCGAGGAGGCCGAAGCGCGCCGCCTCGTGGTGCTCGGCTTCCTCGCCGAGATCATCCAGAAGATCGGCGTCGCCGAGATCGAGACCGAGCTGTACTCGGCCGTCGAGGACGAGCTCGCTCGGGAGGTCGCCCGATGA